GCTTTCTAAGCTCCTACCTGTCTCCTCTATCTTCTTGCCTTTGCCAGTTAAGCCTAGTGCAGTTACCTTAAGATGTTCAAGGGGACGCTGTTGGCGCTCTGCAAGAGCTTGCATCATTGCTGTCCATTGAACTCCACTCCTGATTTCAAGATCAATGACTTGAAGCTTCCGGGCAGATCCAATGTTTTCCATTATAGCTTGGATCGATGTGAGTTGTGTTATTTGATTCAGAGGAACATTTTGGTGAAAACTAAGACAAGCAAGGTGGAGACTTGTCCCGTCAGGAATGTCATAGCTTTCTGTCCTTTCCTTTGGTATGAACCTCCCTGTGGCCTTATCAATCCTTTCCCGAAGAGCTTCAGCGAAGCAGTAAACAACTCTTTGAACTGGATTGGCTCGCTGAGATGCAATCCATTCACAGCGACTGAGCAGTCTGCTTGCTCGATCAAATTGTTGATAGCCTACCTTCTCCGCCGCAGCCAGAAGAAGATGAGCAAGTTCCACGTcccttgtttcttcttcagatAGGCCGGAAAGAGCGTAACCAAAAGGGTGCATAAGCATAGAGAAATCGTCATACCTTTGGTCAGAAAATTGTATGTATCTTGCTCCTGCTACCCTCATGATCTCTTCGGTTGATAACTTTGTTTGACTATTGCTCGCGTTGTTCACTTGGTTCAGATTTAATCTCTTGAAACCACTTCCGTAATTGTTGAGCAGCTCCAAAGAAGATGATAGAGTAAATGGATGTGACAATTCTTTACTAGATTTGGGAACATTCTCATAATTCTTTACTTCCTGCATTGCTTGTGCTGGTGCTGGGAAACAAGTACCAACACATTCATCAGATGTCAAGCAAGTTGATTTGAGAGGTTGCGGCTGCGGCTCTTCTTGATCTCTAAAGACATACTGTAACCCTTTGTTGGCTGTATCATCCTGACAAGCGCCATATTCAGAACATAAAGGATACACCCCTCCCAACTCTTCCATTGAGAATAAAGggtcttgtttttctttcatcttagCTCCCTCTTTTTCATAGTATTGTTGATCAAGAGGACTATAATCACCTTGGATTCCACTGAAGTCGAACGGAGTGAAAGAGTAGGAACCATTTGCCATCTCCCAACAGAAGCTGATCGGCGAATTTACACGCAAGTGAGACAGTATGGTTGTCCAATTAACATAAACACAGATATCAATCGTGGAAAACTCCGAAGTATctacccaaaaaaaaaaatatatattatatacataaatagCAAGGATCTTGATAACGACGGTGACGTTTCAGACTGGCCATCGAGGCCTGCTTGGATTAAGCAAATTTCTgtatagaatatatattttgagatGTCATAATTGTTAAAACAAAGGCAAAAATTCAACAAGGATGAGATGATAACAAAACAACAACTGTTATTGTGTTCAGAATTAGCTAGTATTAGATCCACCTGTACTATGGAGTATGGCCAAGCAAGATTAGACAAAACAAATTTGAAGAATATTAAATGAAAgggattaaaaaaaataaatacctcTCTGGAAGACAGATTAAAAGGGTTAAGCAGTAAGTACAAAATGAATACCAAACACTAACGCCGGGCTAAATAATGTACTTTCATCCTTAGATCAAGGACTTcaattttctgatatttattCTGGGGTGTGATGGTTTATAAGTAGAACATCGTTGGATGATTATCTAACTGTAATTTCATGGGGATTGAACTGTCGGTGCGTTATAATATATGAGGGCTGAGCCCTGCAAAAGCCATGTATGGATTTCAAGTTTAggttcttttgtttttctttctcactTTTGTGAAAGAAGAATTTCTACAGTTGGCTGTGAGGTGTAGGGAACATCAATAATGCATTTGCATTTCTAATCACGCGTTGAGTAGTTCTTGCgaattataatcaaaattttagaattatgatataaaaaaaaa
The Ricinus communis isolate WT05 ecotype wild-type chromosome 1, ASM1957865v1, whole genome shotgun sequence DNA segment above includes these coding regions:
- the LOC8267338 gene encoding DELLA protein RGL1; this translates as MANGSYSFTPFDFSGIQGDYSPLDQQYYEKEGAKMKEKQDPLFSMEELGGVYPLCSEYGACQDDTANKGLQYVFRDQEEPQPQPLKSTCLTSDECVGTCFPAPAQAMQEVKNYENVPKSSKELSHPFTLSSSLELLNNYGSGFKRLNLNQVNNASNSQTKLSTEEIMRVAGARYIQFSDQRYDDFSMLMHPFGYALSGLSEEETRDVELAHLLLAAAEKVGYQQFDRASRLLSRCEWIASQRANPVQRVVYCFAEALRERIDKATGRFIPKERTESYDIPDGTSLHLACLSFHQNVPLNQITQLTSIQAIMENIGSARKLQVIDLEIRSGVQWTAMMQALAERQQRPLEHLKVTALGLTGKGKKIEETGRSLESFAKSMNIPFTFKAVYVSCMKNIKEKLFEIAADESLVVVSNMFLRTLISSPECLENLMRVIKNLKPSIMVINEIEANHNSPNFVNRFIEALFFYSAYFDCLETCLDHNNEHKSIIEALYSRGIRETVAMGDNERISRNVKIDVWRAFFSRFRMVEIGFSESALYQASLVCKQFACGSSCSLDKNGKCLIVGWKGTPLHSLSAWKFCGDRLGRFFPNYRF